The following are encoded together in the Bos indicus isolate NIAB-ARS_2022 breed Sahiwal x Tharparkar chromosome 29, NIAB-ARS_B.indTharparkar_mat_pri_1.0, whole genome shotgun sequence genome:
- the LGALS12 gene encoding galectin-12 isoform X2: MVPGEKLDPLPDTFILQPPVFQPVIPFVTTIFGGLRAGKMVMLQGAVPLNAHRFQVDFQCGCSLHPRPDIAIHFNPRFHTTKPHVICNSLYRGRWQVEARWPHVALQRGASFLILFLFGNEEMKVSVNGQHFLHYRYRLPLSRVDTLGIFGDISVTAVGFLNINPFVEGGSEYPVGHEVPCFHALPRGLWPGQVIIVRGLVLPEPKDFTLSLRDEAAHVPVTLRASFADRTLAWVSRWGRKKLILAPFLFYPQRFFEVLLLCQEGGLKLALNGQGVGATSLGQQVLEQLRELRISGSVQLYCVHY; the protein is encoded by the exons ATGGTACCTGGAGAGAAACTGGACCCGCTTCCTGACACTTTCATCCTGCAGCCGCCAGTCTTCCAGCCG GTGATTCCTTTTGTCACAACAATTTTTGGTGGCCTGCGAGCAGGCAAGATGGTCATGCTCCAGGGAGCGGTCCCTCTAAATGCACACAG GTTCCAGGTGGACTTCCAGTGCGGCTGCAGCCTGCACCCCCGGCCAGATATCGCCATCCACTTCAACCCTCGCTTCCACACCACCAAACCCCACGTCATCTGCAACTCCCTGTACCGTGGGCGCTGGCAAGTTGAGGCCCGGTGGCCCCACGTGGCCCTGCAGAGAGGGGCCAGCTTCCTCATCCTCTTTCTCTTTGGAAATGAGGAGATGAAG GTGAGTGTAAATGGACAGCACTTCCTCCACTACCGCTACCGGCTCCCGCTGTCTCGGGTAGACACCCTGGGCATATTTGGCGACATCTCGGTGACAGCCGTTGGATTCCTGAACATCAAC CCATTTGTGGAGGGTGGCAGCGAGTATCCGGTTGGACAC GAGGTGCCCTGCTTCCATGCCCTTCCCCGGGGTCTCTGGCCTGGACAGGTCATCATAGTGCGAGGACTGGTCTTACCGGAGCCAAAGGA TTTCACGCTCAGTCTGCGAGACGAGGCCGCCCACGTTCCAGTGACGCTCAGGGCGTCCTTTGCAGACAGAACTCTGGCCTGGGTCTCCCGCTGGGGCCGGAAGAAGCTGATCTTGGCCCCCTTCCTCTTCTACCCCCAGCGATTCTTTGAG GTGCTGCTCCTGTGCCAAGAGGGAGGCCTGAAGCTGGCGCTCAACGGGCAGGGCGTGGGGGCCACCAGCCTGGGCCAGCAAGTCCTGGAGCAGCTACGGGAGCTGCGAATCAGTGGTAGCGTCCAGCTCTACTGTGTCCACTActga
- the LGALS12 gene encoding galectin-12 isoform X3, translating into MVMLQGAVPLNAHRFQVDFQCGCSLHPRPDIAIHFNPRFHTTKPHVICNSLYRGRWQVEARWPHVALQRGASFLILFLFGNEEMKVSVNGQHFLHYRYRLPLSRVDTLGIFGDISVTAVGFLNINPFVEGGSEYPVGHPFLLRSPGLEVPCFHALPRGLWPGQVIIVRGLVLPEPKDFTLSLRDEAAHVPVTLRASFADRTLAWVSRWGRKKLILAPFLFYPQRFFEVLLLCQEGGLKLALNGQGVGATSLGQQVLEQLRELRISGSVQLYCVHY; encoded by the exons ATGGTCATGCTCCAGGGAGCGGTCCCTCTAAATGCACACAG GTTCCAGGTGGACTTCCAGTGCGGCTGCAGCCTGCACCCCCGGCCAGATATCGCCATCCACTTCAACCCTCGCTTCCACACCACCAAACCCCACGTCATCTGCAACTCCCTGTACCGTGGGCGCTGGCAAGTTGAGGCCCGGTGGCCCCACGTGGCCCTGCAGAGAGGGGCCAGCTTCCTCATCCTCTTTCTCTTTGGAAATGAGGAGATGAAG GTGAGTGTAAATGGACAGCACTTCCTCCACTACCGCTACCGGCTCCCGCTGTCTCGGGTAGACACCCTGGGCATATTTGGCGACATCTCGGTGACAGCCGTTGGATTCCTGAACATCAAC CCATTTGTGGAGGGTGGCAGCGAGTATCCGGTTGGACAC CCCTTCCTGCTGAGGAGCCCGGGGCTG GAGGTGCCCTGCTTCCATGCCCTTCCCCGGGGTCTCTGGCCTGGACAGGTCATCATAGTGCGAGGACTGGTCTTACCGGAGCCAAAGGA TTTCACGCTCAGTCTGCGAGACGAGGCCGCCCACGTTCCAGTGACGCTCAGGGCGTCCTTTGCAGACAGAACTCTGGCCTGGGTCTCCCGCTGGGGCCGGAAGAAGCTGATCTTGGCCCCCTTCCTCTTCTACCCCCAGCGATTCTTTGAG GTGCTGCTCCTGTGCCAAGAGGGAGGCCTGAAGCTGGCGCTCAACGGGCAGGGCGTGGGGGCCACCAGCCTGGGCCAGCAAGTCCTGGAGCAGCTACGGGAGCTGCGAATCAGTGGTAGCGTCCAGCTCTACTGTGTCCACTActga
- the LGALS12 gene encoding galectin-12 isoform X1 yields the protein MVPGEKLDPLPDTFILQPPVFQPVIPFVTTIFGGLRAGKMVMLQGAVPLNAHRFQVDFQCGCSLHPRPDIAIHFNPRFHTTKPHVICNSLYRGRWQVEARWPHVALQRGASFLILFLFGNEEMKVSVNGQHFLHYRYRLPLSRVDTLGIFGDISVTAVGFLNINPFVEGGSEYPVGHPFLLRSPGLEVPCFHALPRGLWPGQVIIVRGLVLPEPKDFTLSLRDEAAHVPVTLRASFADRTLAWVSRWGRKKLILAPFLFYPQRFFEVLLLCQEGGLKLALNGQGVGATSLGQQVLEQLRELRISGSVQLYCVHY from the exons ATGGTACCTGGAGAGAAACTGGACCCGCTTCCTGACACTTTCATCCTGCAGCCGCCAGTCTTCCAGCCG GTGATTCCTTTTGTCACAACAATTTTTGGTGGCCTGCGAGCAGGCAAGATGGTCATGCTCCAGGGAGCGGTCCCTCTAAATGCACACAG GTTCCAGGTGGACTTCCAGTGCGGCTGCAGCCTGCACCCCCGGCCAGATATCGCCATCCACTTCAACCCTCGCTTCCACACCACCAAACCCCACGTCATCTGCAACTCCCTGTACCGTGGGCGCTGGCAAGTTGAGGCCCGGTGGCCCCACGTGGCCCTGCAGAGAGGGGCCAGCTTCCTCATCCTCTTTCTCTTTGGAAATGAGGAGATGAAG GTGAGTGTAAATGGACAGCACTTCCTCCACTACCGCTACCGGCTCCCGCTGTCTCGGGTAGACACCCTGGGCATATTTGGCGACATCTCGGTGACAGCCGTTGGATTCCTGAACATCAAC CCATTTGTGGAGGGTGGCAGCGAGTATCCGGTTGGACAC CCCTTCCTGCTGAGGAGCCCGGGGCTG GAGGTGCCCTGCTTCCATGCCCTTCCCCGGGGTCTCTGGCCTGGACAGGTCATCATAGTGCGAGGACTGGTCTTACCGGAGCCAAAGGA TTTCACGCTCAGTCTGCGAGACGAGGCCGCCCACGTTCCAGTGACGCTCAGGGCGTCCTTTGCAGACAGAACTCTGGCCTGGGTCTCCCGCTGGGGCCGGAAGAAGCTGATCTTGGCCCCCTTCCTCTTCTACCCCCAGCGATTCTTTGAG GTGCTGCTCCTGTGCCAAGAGGGAGGCCTGAAGCTGGCGCTCAACGGGCAGGGCGTGGGGGCCACCAGCCTGGGCCAGCAAGTCCTGGAGCAGCTACGGGAGCTGCGAATCAGTGGTAGCGTCCAGCTCTACTGTGTCCACTActga